GTATCAGGCCAAGAATCAAGGAAAAAATCGTGTTCATACCCCACAAAGCATAAAGCTTTCCTGACGGTTCCAGCTCGATTGTTCACTTGTTAGCTGATATCGATTCGGCTATGCTCACGGGTCTGGTCTCTTTCCGAATTATCCGAATTTTATTGAATGACAGGTTTGCCATGTCCTCTGAAAAAATATTGATTGTTGATGATGAAGCCGGAATGCAACGGCTTCTGGCGCGCGTTCTGGAACGTCAGGGGTATGAGACCCTGACTGTGGGTTCCGCCAAAGAAGCTCTGCAGTTGATCGGTTCCGATATTTTTGATCTGGTTTTGACTGACATCCAGATGCCGGGTATGAATGGGCTGGAGCTGCTGCGCGAGATCAAGGCTTTTGATCCTTCGTTGCCGATTATTGTCATAACGGCCTACGGAACCGTCGAGAGTGCCGTTGAGGCCTTGCGTGCCGGGGCCTATGATTACATCACCAAACCCTTTGAAACCGATGAGATTAAATTGACCGTCGCCAAGGCCTTTGAACGCGAGCGTTTGCTGGCCGAAAATCGTTATTTGCATGAAGAGCTGGAAGAGAAATATCGTTTTTCAGGGATTGTCGGTTCTTCGCAGATTATGGCAGATGTTTTTGATATGGCTTCTTCGGTTGCCGTCAGCAACGCCAGCGTGTTGATAACCGGCGAAAGCGGCACAGGTAAAGAGTTGATTGCACGTTCGGTTCATTACAACTCCCCGCGTAAAGACAACCCTTTTATTGTTTTGAACTGTGCCGTTTACTCCGAGGGGGTTATCGAAAGTGAACTCTTCGGCCATGAAAAAGGGGCCTTTTCTGGCGCCATCGGGACCAAAAAAGGGCGTTTTGAACTCGCCGATCAGGGCACCCTTTTTATTGATGAAGTCGGGGAAATGAGCCCTTCGGCCCAGGTCAAACTGCTCCGGGTGATTCAGGAGCATGAATTCGAACGTGTCGGTGGGGTTCGGACGATTAAAACTGATGTACGTCTGGTTGCGGCTACCAATAAGGATCTTATCGCTGAGGTTCAGGCCGGACGTTTTCGCGAAGATCTCTACTATCGGTTGAACGTGGTTCACCTGACAATGCCCCCTTTACGCGATCGACGTGAAGACATCGAGCCGCTTGTGCGTCATTTTCTGGAAAAATATAACGCTGAAACCGGGAAAAAGATTAGTGAAGTATCTCCCAAGGCGATGGCTGCCCTGGTCGCCCATGAGTGGCCAGGAAATGTCCGCGAATTGCAGAATGCCATGGAGCGCGCCGTCGTCTTGTGTCGTGGGGAGATTATTACGCCGAATGATCTCCCCCAGGAAGCCAGGGGGGGGGATGAAATCTGTTTTTCCCTGCCTCAAACCGGGAGTAACCTCACTGAAATTCTCGACGACCTTGAACGTCAGTTGATTATCCAGACTCTGCGACGTGAGGGGGCCTCTCAGACGCGTGCTGCGGAATCTTTAGGGATAGCTCGAACCACCCTGCGCTATAAAATGGAGAAATATGGCCTGATAGAACATAACGAGTGACAACTTTCTGCCTGCCGTTGGCCATTTAAATGAGCTATTGTCCTTTGCAGTCAGGTGCTGGAGGGTTGTCCCCGTAGAACTCGCCCATCTGCGTTCATGGTATATTCCTTGCTGAACCCCCTGTCTGTTTACACATCGCTCCCCATCAACTACTCCGGGATTTAATTCTTGTTGCCTTTTCGTTTTTTCTGCATCCTGATTTTGAGTCTGCTCTGTGCCTGTACCGACATGGACCCTGACCGACTTTATGCCCTCAAACTCGATCATGCGCCGGTTGCTGCCGACTGGAATGCTGCTTTGCCCAAGATTGTGACGGTAAAGGGAGGGCGTATAAATAAAGTCGATCCCTTGCCCCGGATCGATCAGGATACGGTACACACCTCAACCGCCAGTTGTCATCACGGGTCGAGCCTGCCAGATCCTGTGGATATAGATGTGCGTGCTTTTTATACGGATACAGATCTCTACCTGCGGCTCAGCTGGGCTGACCCTACCCGCAACGATAATATGCGCGGCTGGACCTATAATGGGACCTCCTGGCAGAGCTCCGGCGATTTTGAGGACGGCTTAGGGATCCTGTGGGATATTGAGCGGAAATATCCGGATTTCACCTGTTCTTACGCTTGTCATCTCGATGACTTTGGTGTCAGCGGTCAGAGCTTTCGAGGACATAATCGGATGAAACTATTTAAGCAGGGGCCGCAACTCGATTTATGGAACTGGAAAGCCGGGCGTACCGGGCACCTTTCCTTTGCCGATGATCGTTTTATTGATAAAGATGGCATGCATGGCGACATCCCTGGTGAAATTTTCCATCCCAATTCTTTGAAACAGGCCCGACCCTCTGAATCAGGCGAAATCTTTGGTAAAGGAGATCGCCCGATCTATGATTTTGATGGCGCTGCTGTCGAAGGGCAAAAATTGACAATTTTCTCCAGAGCCCCTGGTTATCTCACCGATCACCCGTCCGGAGACCGGGCCGATGTCGTTGCACATTCGGTGTGGCGGGATGGTCGCTGGACAGTTGTGTTGCGTCGCGCTCTCGACACCGGTTCACCCCGAGACGCTCGTTTTTCAATCGGTGAAAATGCTGCGATCAGTTTCGGTATCGCACTGATGGATAATTCCCTGTATGAACATTACGCTTCTACAGTGTCGCAAACCCTTGTGTTGCTCCCGTCGAATGGGAAAAATACTCAGGTCAAGTGAGGATAACATGAAGATTGGGTTTAATTTTTTGGTTTTGTTGTTGTTGCTTTCTTTCGTGGGCTGTAGTGACCACACCCTTACGTCCAACGGATCGACAAATGAACTGGTCAAAGTTAAAGGGCATGTCGTCGCTCCAGTGGAAAAGGCTTCACTCTATATCTATAAAAAAGGGATGGACCTTTATGGCCCTGCTTTTGCGGTGTCTAACGAGTCGGATCGTGAGGGGAACTTTGCCATCTCCCTCCCCGAAGGTGAATATGTGTCTGTCGTGCGCAAACGGGTCAGCGGTTCCTCTGTCGGGCCGGTCGTCGCGGGTGACAATCGGAGTGAATTCATTCCTTTGGTGGTTAAAAAAAATATGGCTGAATTAACCTTCAGCGCGCCGCTTAAAATTGGGGACAAGCGACGCCTGACGATGCAGGACGGTAAATTGAAAACCGGCTTTGTCGGGCGCATTACCGATGTTGACGGTAACCCGCTTGAGGGGCTCAGAATTCAGGTGTACGACCATGTCCAAATGTCAGAACGTCCCAAATATGTATCAGAGAAGACCGGTCCTGATGGTCTTTATCAGATGTTATTACCGCAGGGAGGCACCTACTATATCAGCGCGCGTGACAACTTTGGTGGGCCGCCCAAGCTGGGTGATCTTTATGGACGTTATGACCAGGGGACGATCGAACCTTCAGCGGTGGTCATTCGTAAAAATGAAATTCTAAAAGGCGTTGATATTCGGGTTACAAAGGTATGGTAAAGCGGCTGATTCCATTTTTACTTGTGTTGTTGATCGGTTGCCAGCAGACCAGCGAACCGATCGCCCTCGACGACCTGGCGGCTTCCGCGCGTAGCGGCGACACCAAGGCCCTGGTCCAGTTGATCGATCTTCTCGGAGAACAGGGTGGCCGGACAAACGATCGAGTTTACGCACTTTTGCTTGACCTGGGTGATGCGGCAATTCCTGCGCTTTTGCCCGAAATCTCGGGCAAGGATCGCGTTAAGCGTGAATATGTGATTGCCGCCCTGGGTAACCTCAACGCGGCCGCGGCCGTGCCCGAGATTGCTCGTGTTCTGGCGGATCAACAGCTCGGGCGCCGTTATATCGCGGCCTGGGCCCTGGGAGAAATCGGCGGGGATGGCTCGGTTGGGCCCCTGATCAAAGCTCTTACGGATGGAGACGAAGAAGTTCGTAAATACGCGACCCGCTCGCTGATCAAACTGAACCTGCATGCGGTTGATCCTCTTATCAAGTTTTTGCAACAACCGCAAAGCCCCCAGGCAGAGGCCTGTGCGGTGAGGGCGCTGGGTGATATCGCCAACATTAAAGCCTTTGATGTATTAGTTTCCCACCTTAACGGGCCGAGTCGGGCCGAAGTTGTCACTGCCCTGGGTAAGCTCAAGGATCCAAGAGCCGTCGGGGCTTTGGTTTCTGTTTTGCACGATCCTGATTGGCAAATCAGAATGAATGCGGCGACCGCTTTGGGCCCCATCGGCAGCAATCTTCAGGCGCCACAACTCGAAACCCTGCTCGACGACAATGTCAATGTTGTGCGCGAATGGGCGGCGCGCTCTTTAGAGATGATGACGGGGCGGCGCTATACCTACCGCAATGAAGATGGTAAAAACGTCAAACCCTATAATATCTACCATTAATCGGGAGATCGAATTTGAAAGACCTACTTCATCTGCCGCTGCTGGGCACCTTACTCAAAAATCGCTGGTTCTGGCGTTTAAGTCGACTCTCGTTATTGGCGATCACGCTTCTGGTTATCGCAAGCGGTTGGCATCATCATCTTATACCGGGGATTGCTGCCAATGATCCCCTGATGTACACAAACTTCGCCACCTTCGGGCTCTGGGTGCTGTGGCTCATGGGGTTGGTGCTGCTGGCCCTGGTTGCCGGGCGTTTCTGGTGCGCAGTCTGTCCTTTCGGGTGGCTTAACGGCCTGTTTTCGCGTTATGGATTCAAGCGGTCGTTGCCGAACTGGCTGGGGGGGATGTTGCCGGTCACCCTGTTATTGGTGGGGCTGCAAATTTCAGTCTACCTGCTGGCGATCCACCGTTATCCTGACTATACTGCACGCCTGTTGGCTCTGCTTATCATCGCGTTGATATTCAGTTCGGTGGTTTTTCGCAAGCGGGCCTTCTGTCAACTTTTTTGTCCGGCGGGGGCTGTTCTTAAATGTTATGCGCGAATTGCCCCTTTTGAATTACGGGTGCGCGATACTCAGGTCTGTGCCGACTGCAGTAGCGTACAATGTGTTTCCGAAAAAAGTTTTTGGCAGCGTTATACCCTTGGCCCTGCTGTCCTGCATTTACAGCGGCAGCGTCCTGGCTGCCCGGTTGATATCCACCCGCGTCAGATCAATGACAACAGCGATTGCACTCTGTGCATGAACTGTGTTGAGAATTGCTGCAATGATAACCTGCGTCTCGGTTTTCGCCCCTGGCTGGCCGAGTTGGGACAGGCCTTTGTCGGGCGCGGCGAAGCCTTGCTGCTTTTGGTTCTTACCGGGATGGTGACGGCGAACTTTAGCAAGGTGAATATTCCGCTACGTGAATGGATATTTGCCGCACCCAAACAGACAGCGCTCCTGCTTGGCTGGCAGGCGGATGGCTACTTTTTACTTGCCGCCCTCTGGATTACCCTTTTGTTGCCCTTATTGCTGGTGGTTCCCGGCTTAATTCTCTACCGGTTGCGTTTTTTGCAGATTTCAATCGTTGACGAGGCGCGCCAACCAGTACAGAAGGTCGATAAACGCTCCTTGTTTGATGGGCTCTCTGAGCTTTTATTGCCAGCCATTCCGCTGCTGTTAGGGGCTCACCTGATTCTTGCGGTCGTCAAACTGAACGCCAAACTTGGTTACTTCAATCTGGTGCTGTCGGATTGGAGTGGAATCAAAAGTTACCTTGCGGTGAATTTGATGGGAACTCTGCCGCAACCCGGAGTGCTGATCTCCATCGACCTGCTTAAATGGGTGGTGCTGTTGCTGCTGGTCGTAAGTTATCTGCTGGCGATTTTTGCCGTGAAAAAGGTCGCCGCCACCCGGGAAGGTCGGACCTTCTATGTCTGGGGAGCGCTGATCAATATCAGCTTGCTGGCTGGACTCTATCTGCATACGGTGATTCGATGGCTTTTTCTGCGTTAAAATACGTCTGCCTGTGTCTGGTGCTCTTACTGACATTAATGAGTTCGTCAGGCCTGGCCTGTTTTGGCCCCAAACTGTTTATTGGCGTGGCTGCCGGTCAGGAAGGAGAGATGCGTTTTTACCTGGTCTCTATTTACCTGCATGAAAAAACCGGGATAGACAGTACGCTGATTGAATTAAAATCGGGACAAACTGGGGCTGAGGCCCTTGCCGCGAAGGAGATCGATCTTGGGTTCTCGAGCCAACCCGGGGTGCAGGCGACGCCGGTTTTACATCTGGGCGGACAGCTGTACCTTTACAGTGGCGAGCGCCCTCTGAACGATCTTCAGTTCTCGACCGTAGGTCGGACTTTGGTCAAATTGCAACAGCGTCTCGATACCGGCGGCCTCGAATCTATACGCCAGAAGATTCAGACCGGAACCCTGCCGGCTGTCGCGGTACGGGATTTTCTGTTAAAAAATGGCTGGATTTAAGCGGAGGCTGCTGGTGCGCAACTCCCTCATTAGCGTTGTGGCTCTGTTGGTCTTGTGGGGCTGCACAACACCGCAGATCTCACGAATCCCGCAGCTGCAGGTCGGTACCGACCAACATCCGTTCGAAATTAGCGGAGTCTTGTCCGCAGACTTGCGTCTCAGTGGGGTTATCCGGCTGACCGGGGACTTATTGATACCAGCCGGCCGTTCACTCTGGATCGCTCCAGGAAGTTCTGTGCTGGTGGTCGGCAATGACAGCAGCAAGATTGACCCTGAGTTCCTCGACAAAGGAACCGAAATTCTCGTCAAGGGGAGTCTGATTGTCGCAGGGGAGGGGTCGGCTCCAGTGCGCTTCGCCCTCGATCCTGCGACTCCTGCTGGTGAAAATTGGAGTGGTATCGAGCTGATTGGGGCGCAAACTACCCAGTTTAGCCATGTTGATATCTTTGCCGCAGAAACCGGTATTCTCAGTATCGACAGCTCGCCGCGCCTTGAACAGGTGAATATTCTTGGCGCGCGTAACGGACTGCTGCTCCAGGGTGGAGGCGTGATGGATTTTCATGGCGGACGTATCAGCGGTGGTGATGCCGGTCTCCTTTGTTTCGACAGGGCATCTCTGGCGTTAAACCAGGTCCAGATCGTCGATAACCTTGAAGAGGGCATGTATCTGGCCCCGGGCTGTTCGGTCAAGGCGCAGGATGTTGCAGTTGAGCGGAATGATCTGGGCCTGGTCGCGCTGGCCTCAACCCGTGCGCAGCTCACGTTGAGTCTGCACTCTAATCGTATCGATTTTAAACCCCTCCCTGTCGGGGTCATCAGCAAATGAAGATATTTCTGCTTCTTGTATTGCTGGCCCTTCCATCACTGGCCACTGCGCTGGAATACCATGGAGAAAACACCCTTTATGTGGATACCCAGTGGCAGGGGGAGGTGCTGATTGACGGAATCCTGACGGTTGCCACGGGAGCGACACTCGAGATCCGTCCCGGAACCCATGTGCGCTTTGTGCGCAGGGACACCAACGGAGATGGTATCGGCGAGAGTGAACTCTTTGCTCAGGGTCGATTTATAGCGCGGGGCACAGCCGCGGAACCGGTGGTTTTTACCTCAGCCGAGTCGAATCCCGCCCCCGGTGACTGGGGGGCCCTGAATATGATGATGAATGAAGAAGGCGAGAATCTTCTCGAGCACTGTCTTGTCGAATACGCTTATCGGGGATTTCACGCCCATTTTTCAAATGCGCATTTGCGGGCTTCGACCTTTCGGCACAATCAGCGGGGCGCTCAGTTTCAGGAGTCGACCGTCACTATTGAAGACTGCACTTTCCGCGATAATTTTAACGGTCTGCAATTTCGTGACTCGAAGGTTTCACTTAAAAACAGCAGTGTCGTCTCCAACCATTGGGGTGTCCGCGCTGTTTTTGTCACCCTTTTGATGTCGCATTGCCAGATCGAAGGGAATCTGACCAATGGCGTCAGTCTGCGCGATAGCAGTTTGACCCTGAGCAATAATCAGATCACAAATAATCGCCGCGGGATCTACCTTCAGCGCAGTAGCGGAACTCTGCGGGGTAACCGGATCGAAGATAATCGCGAACATGGCATCTATCTTGAAGATTCAATCGCTGATGTCCAGTTTAACTTGATCAGCGGGAATGGCAGGTCAGGATTGAAAGTTCTCGATTCAGGCGGCAGCGTCGAGAATAACCGAATCGAAAACAATGGTGAGTTTGCGTTCTTTAACGCCGGCACTGACGACTTTTCTGTCGGCGCCAACTGGTATGGACTCCGCAACGCAACGCCTTCTCTGGTCGACGGACTCAGCCGGCCTGGAGCTGGGCGCCTTCTGCTGGCACCGTCACTCAGTCAACAACCCGAGGCTGGAACCTTTTGAAATCTTTAATTCAACTACTGCACCTGTTGACTCTCCTTGTGCCCCTGTTTCTGTTGATGGGCTGTCAGCCCGAAGGCACCCGTCAGAAGATGCGCATCGGCTATATGAACTGCAACAGTGAAAAAGAGACCCTGCAACGATTTCGCCCGTTGACGCGTTATCTGTCACAGAAACTTGGTATCGACTTTGAGGCTGTTCCTGTCGACACTCAGGATTTTCCCCAGCGGTTTGCCGCTGGAGAGTTCGAATTTACCCATACCAACTCCTTGCTCTATTTAATCCTGCACAAGGAGAGTGGGTTGAAACTCCTGGCCACCGAAAAGCGGGGACGTTACGGCAGTTCGACCTCCGGGTCCATTATTTCGCGTAAAGGGAGTGGCATCAAAACCCTCGAAGATATTAAGGGTAAACGCATGGTGTTTGGACCCCAGCTGGCTCCCAGCGGGTTTCTCGCCCAGTACGATATTATGCTGCGCAACCATATCGATCCAGAAACCGATCTGGCCTACTATGCGATCCCTGCCGGTGCATTCAAGCACGAGAAGGTGATCTACGGTGTCTATTTTGGCCAGTTCGATGTGGGGGCCGCACCGTCCCTCGATCTTGAACTGATGATCGCCGACGGCAAGATAGCGGCCAGCGATTTTAATATCATCGCCGAGAGCCCGATTATCCCTTATTGCACCTTCGGCGCCCGGAAGGACCTTGATCCTGCGCTGGTTGAAAAATTTCGTCAGACACTCGTCAGTTTGAGCACCGACGAAACCGTGAACTATGAGGGTGAAAAACTCAAAGTTCTTGCCTCTGCGTGGGTCAGTGGCTATGAAACCCTTCAAGACTCTGATTACGACCAGCTGCGGGCGATGGCCAAGCGTGCCAACATGCCCCCTTATCAGGAGTTTTGATGGCAGGCCGTGACCGCTTCGATATCCTGACCTCTTCCTGTCTGCTGATTTGTGTTCTGGCCCTCGGTTTTCTTCTGGCTAACGGGCAACGCCAGAATTCTTCAGCAGCAGCTCTGGATAAAGCGCTTTCACGGCAGGTGGCTTACCAGGCGCGGGTCGATTTTCTGCGTAAGCTTTATCAACCGGTTGAAGACCTTCGTGCGGCGGGGCAGGTTTCATCGGCACTGCTTAAACTTGATGAACTGGCTCGAGCCTATCCACAGGAAGCCCACGGTGAAATTTTGTACGCCGAAATTTTGCTTGAGCGCGGGGCGACCAAGGAAGCCATTGACCACTATGTGCGTGCGGTCCGCCTGAATGGCGACTATGTCGACAAAGGCAGTCCTTTAAACAGGCGTCAGGCTATTCAGCGACTGGTTGATGCTCAGCTGCCGGTGTTTACTGAAAAGGCCCGCCAGAATCCACAAGGTCTTGGGCTACAGCATACCCTGACCGGACTTTATTATCTGCAGAGTCGGCTTGCTGGAGGCTGTGAGTAATTTTGAACCTGCTTGAGCGTCAGAATCTGATCGTTATTGTCTCCGGACTGAGCCTGGGAATCCTTGGCGTATTGCTGGTGGTCTGGGGAAACCCCCAGAATTCCGGGATTTGTGTCTCCTGCTTTCTGGAAAATTCGGCCGGGGCACTCGGGCTGCACGATAACCCGCGCATGCAATACCTGCGGCCGGAATTGATCGGTTTTGTGCTTGGAGCGGTTGCCGCCGCTTTTCTCGGCCGCGAATTTAAATCACGCGGCGGGAGCGCTCCCTTGCCACGCCTGGTGGCCGGAATTTTTCTGATCGTCGGCTGTGCCGTTTTTATCGGTTGTCCCATCAAGATGTTTCTTCGCTTTGTGGCCGGGGATTTAACCACCTTAAGCGGTATCGCCGGTCTGATCGCTGGCGTCTGGCTCGGGCTTAAGGGCTTGGCCGCGGGTGTCCATTTCGGCGGGAGCAAACAACAGCCGGGAGGTGCCGGAATCTGGGTCCCCCTTGTCTTTGTCCTCCTGCTTGCCTATGTTCTCTGGCCGCCCGGGTTCCTGTTGCATTCGACCCGGGGGAGTGCTGCGCAGTCAGCCCCGGTCCTGGTCGCACTGGCTGTCGGCCTGTTTTTGGGTGCTCTGGCCCAACGGAGCAGGTTCTGTGTGACTGGTTCGATTCGCGATAGTCTGTTGATGGGATATCGAACGCCACTGCTGCTGGGTTTGGTGGCTTTCCTGCTTAGCGGTTTTATTGCCAGTGTTGCTACCGGCCAATTTCATCCCGGATTTTATGGCCAACCGGGCGCGCACCTGGATATGCTCTGGAGCTTTCTGGGGATGTTACTGGTCGGTCTGATTTCGGCTCTGCTCGGTGGTTGTCCCTTTCGACAATTAATCAAGTCGGGAGAGGGGGATGCCGATGCAGGTCTGGTCGTGATCGGGATGTTCATCGGCGGCGGGCTGGTGCAATCCTGGCAGATTGCCGCCACGACCGCCGGAGTCAGTCTTTACGGCAAGGTGGCGGTGATGGTGGGTCTTATTTTTGTACTGATTAATATGCTTCTTTATCGCGAGCGTGTCGTCTGACGTTGGCAGCAACCGTTGAAAGGATCCAATTTGTGAGCAGATTACAGCGAAACCCGGAGATTGTCTGGCGGGTTGAAAAGCGCCGGCAGCAGGCGGTCATTGAGCGACTTGGTGCCGGGGAAGAGATCGATAATGAAGGTACAGTTATTCTGTTGATCTCCGGGATGATGCACCAGCTGAACCTCCTCGGCGGGATGATCTGGTCCCTTTGTGACGGCACGCGTGGTGTCGACCAGATTGTTGCTGAATTATTGAAAGAGTTTGATGTTGATACGAAAACTTTGAAAATCGATGTCGATGAGTTTGTTGCTGATCTCCTTGAAAGGGGCTGGCTCAGTTATGACTAATCCACTCACGGAACAATTTTCAGCACCGCTGACCTTTAACTGGACACTCTCTTACCGCTGTAATTTTACCTGCAGACACTGCTACAGTCGGGAAGAGGAGTGTGATGAGCTCAGCATCGCGGAGCTGAAGCAGATCGTCGATCGTCTCGCCCAGCATCAGGTCCCCTTTATCAACTTCGGTGGTGGCGAACCCTTGATGCGTCCGGATATTTTCGAAATCAGTGAATATGCTCGCAAACAAGGGCTGAATGTTTCCATGAACAGCAACGGCTGGCTGCTTGATCAGCCCGCCGCTGAAAAGATTAAAGCCGCCGGCTTTCGCAGTGTCGGGATCAGCATCGACAGTGCAGACGCCGCTCTGCATGACGACTTCCGCAATCAACCCGGGTCATTTGTCAAAGCTGTGAATGCACTCGATGCTCTCGCCCAGGCAGGTGTGCGGAGTACCATGAGTTCGGTGATTTCAAAGATCAATCATTTGAAGTTCCGCGATCTGTTAGACCTGGCGCGACAGCATAAGGTGACGCAAGTTTATCTGCATAATTTCAAATGCAGCGGCCGAGGATTCAAAAATCGGGAAGATCTTGATCTTAGTCCTCTGGAGTGGAAAGCATTTTATCTCGAAGCACTGAGGGTCAAGGATGAGACCAAGGATCTGCTGATCTCCTTTGATGACCCGGTGATTGCGTCCCTGCCAGGATATGCTGAAAATTCCTTGGTTAAAGGGAGCAGCTGCGGGAAGCTTTCGTTGAACCTGCGTCCCAATGGCGATATCACCCCCTGTGGCTTTATCCCATTAGTGGTAGGCAATATTCTGCGCGATGATTTCGAGGAGATATGGTACAATTCGCCCATTCTCAACAAGATGCGCAACAAGGAAGCCAAGGGGAAATGTCAGGGTTGCGGTGCCTATGAAGACTGTCTCGGGGGCTGTACAGCGCGCGCCTTCGCGACCACGGGAGACCTGAGTGAACCAGATCCTCATTGCTGGAAATAGAAGCGTTTAGACAGTTCAGTTGAAAATATTTTCAACTGATAAACCCAAAACCATGTGGGAGGTTGCCATGAAGAAGTACATGAAGCCCCGTATTGTTGGTTCATCCAACGTCCATCCTTGCTGATGGTGGGGAAGGGGAGCAGCTTGCTGCTCCCCTTTTTTTTACAACTTTTGCAGGAGGTAGGGTTGTATGTCCCTGGATCTGCTTGATGCGCCCTTGAGAATCACCTGGGACCTCTGTCCTGTGGATCAGAAACCGCTCTCGGGCCGGGACGCATTGCAGGTTGCAGATCGGCTGCTGGAAGCTGGGATTTTTTACCTGCTGTTGGATGAGCGCCCGCTGCTTCATCCCGATCTGCCGGAGATTCTGCGCCGGATGACAGCCGAAGGTTGTCAGGTCAGCCTTGTGCTCGGGGATTCCGCCGCCGAATGGGAAGCGCTTCTCGCCCTGAAAGGCAACTTCACCCTCTTTGTCGATGCCGGCTGCTGGCTGTCCAGAGAGAATGGCCTGTCGCGGCTGGAAGAGGTCTTTGCATGTTTGGCTGCCAAAGGACTGAAAGCTGCTCTTTTATGGGTCCCCGAAGCGGGCCATCTGCCTTTTCTTTACCCGCTGTTTGAGCTCTGCGCGCGCCACCAGATAACCCGTTTTAAGTTGCCAAACCACAAGATCGGTGTTAATCCTGATCCCTCTAAAACGGCCAGAATTTTGCAGTCTGCTGATCTGTGCG
Above is a genomic segment from Geopsychrobacter electrodiphilus DSM 16401 containing:
- a CDS encoding sigma-54-dependent transcriptional regulator, with translation MSSEKILIVDDEAGMQRLLARVLERQGYETLTVGSAKEALQLIGSDIFDLVLTDIQMPGMNGLELLREIKAFDPSLPIIVITAYGTVESAVEALRAGAYDYITKPFETDEIKLTVAKAFERERLLAENRYLHEELEEKYRFSGIVGSSQIMADVFDMASSVAVSNASVLITGESGTGKELIARSVHYNSPRKDNPFIVLNCAVYSEGVIESELFGHEKGAFSGAIGTKKGRFELADQGTLFIDEVGEMSPSAQVKLLRVIQEHEFERVGGVRTIKTDVRLVAATNKDLIAEVQAGRFREDLYYRLNVVHLTMPPLRDRREDIEPLVRHFLEKYNAETGKKISEVSPKAMAALVAHEWPGNVRELQNAMERAVVLCRGEIITPNDLPQEARGGDEICFSLPQTGSNLTEILDDLERQLIIQTLRREGASQTRAAESLGIARTTLRYKMEKYGLIEHNE
- a CDS encoding ethylbenzene dehydrogenase-related protein, with product MPFRFFCILILSLLCACTDMDPDRLYALKLDHAPVAADWNAALPKIVTVKGGRINKVDPLPRIDQDTVHTSTASCHHGSSLPDPVDIDVRAFYTDTDLYLRLSWADPTRNDNMRGWTYNGTSWQSSGDFEDGLGILWDIERKYPDFTCSYACHLDDFGVSGQSFRGHNRMKLFKQGPQLDLWNWKAGRTGHLSFADDRFIDKDGMHGDIPGEIFHPNSLKQARPSESGEIFGKGDRPIYDFDGAAVEGQKLTIFSRAPGYLTDHPSGDRADVVAHSVWRDGRWTVVLRRALDTGSPRDARFSIGENAAISFGIALMDNSLYEHYASTVSQTLVLLPSNGKNTQVK
- a CDS encoding HEAT repeat domain-containing protein translates to MVKRLIPFLLVLLIGCQQTSEPIALDDLAASARSGDTKALVQLIDLLGEQGGRTNDRVYALLLDLGDAAIPALLPEISGKDRVKREYVIAALGNLNAAAAVPEIARVLADQQLGRRYIAAWALGEIGGDGSVGPLIKALTDGDEEVRKYATRSLIKLNLHAVDPLIKFLQQPQSPQAEACAVRALGDIANIKAFDVLVSHLNGPSRAEVVTALGKLKDPRAVGALVSVLHDPDWQIRMNAATALGPIGSNLQAPQLETLLDDNVNVVREWAARSLEMMTGRRYTYRNEDGKNVKPYNIYH
- a CDS encoding 4Fe-4S binding protein, producing MKDLLHLPLLGTLLKNRWFWRLSRLSLLAITLLVIASGWHHHLIPGIAANDPLMYTNFATFGLWVLWLMGLVLLALVAGRFWCAVCPFGWLNGLFSRYGFKRSLPNWLGGMLPVTLLLVGLQISVYLLAIHRYPDYTARLLALLIIALIFSSVVFRKRAFCQLFCPAGAVLKCYARIAPFELRVRDTQVCADCSSVQCVSEKSFWQRYTLGPAVLHLQRQRPGCPVDIHPRQINDNSDCTLCMNCVENCCNDNLRLGFRPWLAELGQAFVGRGEALLLLVLTGMVTANFSKVNIPLREWIFAAPKQTALLLGWQADGYFLLAALWITLLLPLLLVVPGLILYRLRFLQISIVDEARQPVQKVDKRSLFDGLSELLLPAIPLLLGAHLILAVVKLNAKLGYFNLVLSDWSGIKSYLAVNLMGTLPQPGVLISIDLLKWVVLLLLVVSYLLAIFAVKKVAATREGRTFYVWGALINISLLAGLYLHTVIRWLFLR
- a CDS encoding right-handed parallel beta-helix repeat-containing protein, with product MKIFLLLVLLALPSLATALEYHGENTLYVDTQWQGEVLIDGILTVATGATLEIRPGTHVRFVRRDTNGDGIGESELFAQGRFIARGTAAEPVVFTSAESNPAPGDWGALNMMMNEEGENLLEHCLVEYAYRGFHAHFSNAHLRASTFRHNQRGAQFQESTVTIEDCTFRDNFNGLQFRDSKVSLKNSSVVSNHWGVRAVFVTLLMSHCQIEGNLTNGVSLRDSSLTLSNNQITNNRRGIYLQRSSGTLRGNRIEDNREHGIYLEDSIADVQFNLISGNGRSGLKVLDSGGSVENNRIENNGEFAFFNAGTDDFSVGANWYGLRNATPSLVDGLSRPGAGRLLLAPSLSQQPEAGTF
- a CDS encoding phosphate/phosphite/phosphonate ABC transporter substrate-binding protein, which encodes MKSLIQLLHLLTLLVPLFLLMGCQPEGTRQKMRIGYMNCNSEKETLQRFRPLTRYLSQKLGIDFEAVPVDTQDFPQRFAAGEFEFTHTNSLLYLILHKESGLKLLATEKRGRYGSSTSGSIISRKGSGIKTLEDIKGKRMVFGPQLAPSGFLAQYDIMLRNHIDPETDLAYYAIPAGAFKHEKVIYGVYFGQFDVGAAPSLDLELMIADGKIAASDFNIIAESPIIPYCTFGARKDLDPALVEKFRQTLVSLSTDETVNYEGEKLKVLASAWVSGYETLQDSDYDQLRAMAKRANMPPYQEF
- the yedE gene encoding YedE family putative selenium transporter, whose amino-acid sequence is MNLLERQNLIVIVSGLSLGILGVLLVVWGNPQNSGICVSCFLENSAGALGLHDNPRMQYLRPELIGFVLGAVAAAFLGREFKSRGGSAPLPRLVAGIFLIVGCAVFIGCPIKMFLRFVAGDLTTLSGIAGLIAGVWLGLKGLAAGVHFGGSKQQPGGAGIWVPLVFVLLLAYVLWPPGFLLHSTRGSAAQSAPVLVALAVGLFLGALAQRSRFCVTGSIRDSLLMGYRTPLLLGLVAFLLSGFIASVATGQFHPGFYGQPGAHLDMLWSFLGMLLVGLISALLGGCPFRQLIKSGEGDADAGLVVIGMFIGGGLVQSWQIAATTAGVSLYGKVAVMVGLIFVLINMLLYRERVV